The genomic window GGGCTACTACGTTAATAATGAATATGATTCTGAGGAACTTAACACTGATCTGCCGGCCAAACCCATCATTGAGCGCGTGCGGCGCAATGTGCTTGCTGAGAAGCCCCGTGTCACTCGCTTCGCCATCAAGTGGTATGTTGAGCGACCCTTCCAGTTGCTTGCTGTCAGTTTTCTGATTATGCTAATGAATCCCAACAGGGACTCCGAGGCTTCGGCTCCCCCTGAGTTTCCTCCAGAGCAACCCGAGGCAGACCTTGTTGCAGATGGGGACGAAtacggcgccgaggaggccgaggaagaagctgctgccgAAGCCGCCGAAAAGACTGAACTCCAGCCTGGGGAGGACGCTGAAATGGCTGGAGTTGAACAGGAGAATGGGAACGCCGAAGAGAATAGGccggaagaggaagaaatgtCCGAGGATGGCAGTGTTGATATTGAAGGGGAGAGTGAGGACGAACtcgacgaagaggaggaggctgaggctgaagCCGAAGCTGGTGAGGACGATGCTATGGAAGTGGATGACGCCGAAAAGCAGACCGACGCCCCAGCTGCCAAGCCCGTCACCGTTTCTTCCTAACGGACTTGCGGCTAAGATACGTGATATCGACACACCATTTCTGGCCAACCTTTTTGGGAGGATTATTATGCCATCTTGCTCATCGGTCTTCTTGGATGCTACTTTAGGGTGGGTGAGCGCGTTCGCGAATCAAGCAAGGTTGGTTAGTAGATGAATGAACTATAGAGCTATGACGGTTACGAAACAGGATGATATCCAGGGAGGTAATTGGGATGCGGTGGTTGATTACATAAGAGTTCGTATATTATTACTCGGGGATAGAAAGAGCACGGTGGATTACAAAGTCAATTTACACTACTTGCCACGGTAAAAGGGGATCCAGGAGTGTTCATACCATGCCTGGGTTTGACGGGCTGATGTGCTGTTCATTGTCATTGTCATTCCTTGTTGATTTTATCTGACACTGCCTTGTCTAGCCCTGTTGTAATATCTTGATTGCCCACCATCCACGTGACATTCATTATCATAAATCATCAAATTTAGGTCGTCAAATCATGATTCGGGGAAAaaggggaaagaaaagaCCGGGCGACCTCCTCATTCACACCAACCGGGTCCTCCATTATATTATACCCTGCCCAGCTCCCCTTCTCCATTCCATCTCTTCTGCCACGGCCACTTCCAGCGACTACCGACGGGCGGCTGTTCATTCGCCACTCTCATCCTGAGCCTTCTCTTGCGGCCCTTTGCCAAGTGCACGGATCGATTATCAGGCGCGTCCTGTTCGAGGGCCCCCGTGAACATTCTGTAAGGAAACGTGACTACCCGAAGGATGAATCTGTACAGTTCTCCCACGACGACGGTGAATATGCGTGTCTGCAGGAGGAATATCAGCGCCATGAAGGGGATGCACACGAGGACCATGGTGACTGCGAAGCGCCAGTCAGTCGCGGGAATCGTGAATTCCGTAATGCCAAAAACGgactatttttttttttttacgaAATGTTAGTTTCCCATctattcttcttttcttcttttgtaaATGCCTCGTCTCGGGATAAAAGGGGCTCACTTGCAGTGACAAAGGTCAGCGGCAGGAAAATCATGCTAATCATGGTCAGGATGCGGATGTTGTCGCCCTGGTCAATGGCCCTCCTGCTCTCCTTGATGGAGCTCCCGCTGAACAGCTGGTCCCTCAGGTTCTCAATCTCCTTTCTGGTGCGCTCGTTGCGCTTCAGCACCTCGCCCAGCTCGGCGACGGCCTTTTCCAGCTCGCGGCGCAGGAGGGCCATCTTTGCGAGGTACGCCTCGCCCtcgggcgacgagggcgagggatGGGGCCAGAGGACCGGGTGGTTCCCGGGCCAGAAGTCGTCGGTGAAGGTGTCGAAGTAGGCGCCCaccatggccttgatgcccgtgttgatgacggcgagggtGTTGTAGGCCCAGAAGTAGCGCCGGATGTAGGTGAAGTGCTTGTCTTCGAAGAGGAGCTTGtcgcggaggcggcggtcgAACATGAACTCGGTCTGCTGGCGATTAGGACAAGATACagggggggaggagaaggaagaggctGATGAGGACTGAGACTGACAGGGGGCGTAATGAGTTTTGTGATTTTCTCGTGGAGAATCTGATTTCGTCTCCCTGCGTCACGATACTCGGCAGTTAGGAGGTCTAGAAACGCATAGGGGCCGTTGTAAAAGCTCTTTTTCTGAAAGTCTTCGCCGCGGACAGTGTGCTGGTCGTCGGGAAAGCTCTGGATACTCAACAGCTGCCACGGGCCAAAGGTGTCGAAGAGGAATCCCTCTCTGGCCCTTTCCCGGCGAGGCCTCATGCGCAGCGGCTTCGTGGGCTCGCCGCCGAGCGAGAGGGCGAGCACGGAGCTGCACTCGGCAATGTCGATGTGGTCGCCGAGCCGCTTGTCAGAGGGCCGTTTGTCGAACCTCTGCCAGGGGGCGGGCTCGAGGCCTTCTGCCACCGAGGTGTAGTActtgaagacgaagaagaatgaGCGCTGACGGACGTTTGCGTACGACGAGGCGGGTTGATGGCGGGTGTCGAGGGCTGGGGGGATCAAAGGAGACGGGGGGTACGGCGAGACGGACGAGGTTCGTTCAAAGGCCCGGTGCATGATGGCATTTGTGCGCCCGCGGTTTGGCGCCTCAGAGAGGAGATGGGTGAGGAGCTCGCCCATGTCGAAGTGCGGCGTCATTGTGAGAtggagggcggcgaggatgagcGGCGTTGGCTCTTGGACGATGCTATTCATCGGGTACGTCAACAACACTGGAGCCCAAACGGCGCGTACAAGGAACATACGTGATTCTGCCCACTGCCTCCCCGTCGGAATTGacgtccttgatggcctccCATACCGTCGGCGCATCCACGATGCCATCTGGACTCTGGTACGGCACGCCTTCTCCGCCGTACTTGACATCAGCTTGTACATCAATATCAACGCTGATCTTCTTGGCTTCTGCGTCTGCCGTGACTTCGTATACTTCAAACGTCGTGCTCACGTAGCTCTCGCGCTCAAAGGCTGCAAAATCACGAAACGGCACGGCgaggtccatgtctggccgCCGGCGAACGACTTCTTCCAGCACCGTGGCCGTGGGCCCGTCAAACTCTGTCTCCCTGAGATGCCGCATGAGCATGTCGTCGGAGAAGCTCAGTGGGAGAAGAGGTTTCTGTGTTCTCGAAGTGATATCCGCGGGCGGAGGTGCCAGCTCTTCCGCAGGGCGAGCGCCGGCAGAGGGCGCGTCAAGCAGCGGGATGAAGGACAGCTCCTCGTCAGGGATGAATTCTGAATCATGAGAAATTGTCGAGCGCGCTACGGGCTTGGGAGACGGATAAAACGACGGCCGCTCTGCTGTGGTTTCCAGCGTCGAGGTTCGCGTCCGCTGGAGGCGGCTGAGGAGGTGAAGATTGGGCGTGTGAGGCTCGGGACTGAAAAAGGTCGGGTGAGAGAGGGTGCGAGGCGGAGGACTGTCTGCACGCTCGCGAGCTCGCTGGCCAACGACATTCTGGATGCTGCGCAGTGTTTGGAGATATTGTTCGTGGTGGTGTTCTGCGGCGCCGATGAGCTCCTCGACATTGAGTTGAGATGCCATGTGCCACACAGGGTTCAATCTACACTACCGACACGGCTTGAAGTCCAGTGCTTTATGAATTGTGAAGGGATAATGGGCAAAGACGCCTCACCAGGACACGGAACACTATTTCTAAATTCCAACGTGGGCAGAGCGTTGAGCAATttgcagcctcggcctgggACCTGGCCTACTCCTCACTTACACGGCGTGCgtgacatggccatgatgcggCTGAACCAAGGACATTCATTGATTGACTCCTGTCCTCCATATCAGCACTAAATCGCTCGGTCACCCTCCCAGGACGTCGGTAACAGCTCGACTCAGCTGCCCGACTTGCATGAACCGTCAGCCCTGCTTCACACACCTACAGTTACGTCACCGTCGCGCCTCGCCCACCACAAGCCGACGTTACCCAGCGAGGACATCCGTATGTATGGCAGCGCATAAGCACGTGGAGGTGGCGCCCGCTAGGCGCCGAGTTTGTCTGCGACTTAATTAACATTGGGCGTCAATTCTTATCGGCCATGCCACGTTTCACCCTGCTCAACTTTGGGAAAGCGAGGCTGTCGTGGCGTCAAAAGTGGGAGACTAAACCGCGTTTGGGGGACAAGGCGAACCCATCTGTTACAAGATCGGAGCCTTGAGGAACGAAGCTTGACGACATTGCCTGCTCTCCATGGTCCTAGAAGCGAGCTCAGCGTCGCCTCACTTTGACCAGCCACATGCACACACACGGATTCACCAGGCCCTCGTTCATGTCATCACACAACAGGATACATGTATTACTCATTTATCAATACTAATTCATCCAAAAGGTAAATCCTCCCGACTCGGTCCAAAAGCCCCCGTCAGATATCAAATAAGCCACCAGAGCCGTCAATGAAACTGTTCCaacggaaaaaaaaaaaaaaacaaccaGAGTCTCCTCGGACCGGCCGAAGCAGAATATCAAATATCCTCCCCAAATTATTACCTAGTATCTGAGTGTGCAAATGTAGCGCTATATGTCTCGCCGCAATACGGAAGCGGGAAAGGAATACTAACGTCGGCCGTCGAACAACAAGCAAAAACGGGAAAGAGAACCAAGGGGAAAAAACACAAAAGGGGGGGGTTTCCTCCCAACTGGCTGTACGAATGTAAAAatgaaggaaaagaaacgAAACTTCCATGGTATCAGTGCTTTCCCAAACGCCAAACAGCCCTTTTCGATATAGTCGTTGTACATTGGTGAAAATATACGAGGCTCGGCGTAACCTTACCACCCCTTCTTTCGAGCAAATCGCTTGTTGAGCAGGGCAAGCACCTTGGGTACGTTGAACTGCACATACTCCAGATCGAGCTCATCCTGGTTATCCTTTTGCATCTCAAGCAAATCGTCCAGCTTGAGGTCGAGTTCCAAAAGACCCCGGTTGCGACCTACGCAAGACCATATTAGCACATTGGGTCTTCCTCAGAGTTTGCTATCACACATGTCTTACCTTTATAGTGGAGCGAAATAACAAATGTACCTGGTAAAGGGCTAGTGAAGTTGAAGTAGATGTTGGCCCGTCTGTTATCCGGAACATTACTCTTCTGAATCACTCCCTCCCTCTCAAGCTGCTGATGCGTGAACTTGTAGGGTCCTAACacctgctgcttctgctgcttccgCTTTGTGCCCTCGCTCTGAGACCGCACATTGTGCAAATAGCTCTTATATGTTTCCAGTTGGCCCACCAAATATGTGTTGTGGTCACGAATCGTCTTGTATACCTCTTCTAGCTTCGCCGACTCAGCAATGACGCCTTCCTTGAGTGAGCCGAGATGCTGCAATTCCTGCTCGACTTCGTCTCGCAATAGATCGAATTGGTCGCTCTTGTCGATAACGCCCAGTTCCTGTAGCTGCGAAAGCAACTCCATGGCTCTAATGCCTTTGCGAACCATGACAGCATCATTACGGCTCGTTGCTGCAGCATCGGCCACCCGCTCCAAACGCAATGGCCGTCGCAACACAGCACTGCTTTGTGGAATGGTCCGCAATATCTGCACAAAGATGGACTTGGCCTCCATAAAGAACACTTCCTCCTGTGTGATGTCAAGCGCTGCGGTTAAATCGTCAATTGCAGTTTCCCATCTGCTAAATAATGGCAAATTGATCACTCTGTTCTCCTTGCGCGGTACTTGAGCTGGAGATGGACCAAGTTCCGACATAATAACAGCCAGGTGCGAGTTTTCATCCTTGCAGAGCTCTTGATAGTGTTTGTCGATAAGTCCGTGCATGGCGTAAATTTCATTCAATGTAATATCCAACTCAAGGTCCTTCTTTGACAGCGCAACGTAGTTGTCCATTTCCAAACTCTCGTAAAAGTCACTGACTTCGCAAAGATCCAGCATGAACTTGTTAATTCTGTCCTTGTTCTGGTGGATGAATGGTTGAAGCTTTGCCATGTAGGGTTCCTTGGCGTATGAAGGCTTGTTCGCAAGATTTTGAAGCATCTTCGCAATCAAGGTCAGGGTTCGTCTCGGCCGTTCGGCGGGAGTTCCGTCAATAAGCATGTACGATTTGGGGGTAACAATGGCTGGGTTTATGAACCtaaggaagaagaaaccgCCAATCAAAGTGCAGATAACCTGGTCGTTTGCATCAGGATATTTGCGCTTTGTCAAGCTTCTGATTTGCTTGCAAATCCACCGAATACCATAAGGAGCCTCTTCCAGGCCTTCGATAATGGTACTCAAAAATCCATTGGCAATTTCCGTTAGCATAGTGAGTCGGGGCTCGATAATGGCCTGGACTTTGGGATTTTCGGCAGCCTGTTCACCAGTGATACCTTTGGGCAAATTTGCAGGCAGGGTGCCAGTATCCTCTTCAATCTGTTCCAGCATGCGCTCGTAAACCTTCAAGGGGTTAATCTCCAGATCCAGGTCTTTCAATTCAATGAGGCTGTTGATCCTGTCGGCTAACACAGTTTTGAGAAAACTCTGACCAGGACCACGACGAGTATATGTTGTCATCATACGGGACACGGGTGTGTTGGCTCGAAGCAACGAGGAATAATCCGGAGTGTTATCGAACTGGTATGTCAGAACAGACTGATTATAGTACTAATGGTTAGCTGACCAGTTCCTTGACTAC from Metarhizium brunneum chromosome 2, complete sequence includes these protein-coding regions:
- the ASF1 gene encoding Histone chaperone ASF1 is translated as MSVVSLLGVKVLNNPAKFTDKYEFEITFECLEALEKDLEWKLTYVGSATSDQYDQELDSLLVGPVPVGVNKFLFEADAPKTTRIPDADVLGVTVILLTCAYDGREFVRVGYYVNNEYDSEELNTDLPAKPIIERVRRNVLAEKPRVTRFAIKWDSEASAPPEFPPEQPEADLVADGDEYGAEEAEEEAAAEAAEKTELQPGEDAEMAGVEQENGNAEENRPEEEEMSEDGSVDIEGESEDELDEEEEAEAEAEAGEDDAMEVDDAEKQTDAPAAKPVTVSS
- the gap1 gene encoding GTPase-activating protein, with amino-acid sequence MPTMLQTPSRASTASSSSFQPLSRQNTMSSYDGTRSARQSKRYSMSALYMSMSANEGEMQIEDDLAKAQKVLRDLKSKISSQSKKNFVLEKDVRYLDSRIALLIQNRMALEEQNEVASHLEDATEVQEGVFPNDDKTQKYGNLLFLLQSEPRHIAHLCRLVSMAEIDSLLQTVMFTIYGNQYESREEHLLLTMFQYYNQSVLTYQFDNTPDYSSLLRANTPVSRMMTTYTRRGPGQSFLKTVLADRINSLIELKDLDLEINPLKVYERMLEQIEEDTGTLPANLPKGITGEQAAENPKVQAIIEPRLTMLTEIANGFLSTIIEGLEEAPYGIRWICKQIRSLTKRKYPDANDQVICTLIGGFFFLRFINPAIVTPKSYMLIDGTPAERPRRTLTLIAKMLQNLANKPSYAKEPYMAKLQPFIHQNKDRINKFMLDLCEVSDFYESLEMDNYVALSKKDLELDITLNEIYAMHGLIDKHYQELCKDENSHLAVIMSELGPSPAQVPRKENRVINLPLFSRWETAIDDLTAALDITQEEVFFMEAKSIFVQILRTIPQSSAVLRRPLRLERVADAAATSRNDAVMVRKGIRAMELLSQLQELGVIDKSDQFDLLRDEVEQELQHLGSLKEGVIAESAKLEEVYKTIRDHNTYLVGQLETYKSYLHNVRSQSEGTKRKQQKQQVLGPYKFTHQQLEREGVIQKSNVPDNRRANIYFNFTSPLPGTFVISLHYKGRNRGLLELDLKLDDLLEMQKDNQDELDLEYVQFNVPKVLALLNKRFARKKGW